One genomic segment of Streptomyces sp. RerS4 includes these proteins:
- a CDS encoding 3-oxoacyl-ACP reductase, which translates to MTTSDTDVVCRRLVGRTAVITGAGSGIGLAAARRLASEGANVVCADIDPAAGKAAAEEVGGTFVQVDVTDKEQVDALFKTAYDTYGSVDIAFNNAGISPPDDDSILTTELDAWRRVQDVNLTSVYLCCKAALPYMQRQGRGSIINTASFVAIMGAATSQISYTASKGGVLAMSRELGVQFAREGIRVNALCPGPVNTPLLRELFAKDPERAARRLVHIPLGRFAEPTEIAAAVAFLASDDSSFINATDFLVDGGISGAYVTPL; encoded by the coding sequence ATGACCACTTCCGACACCGACGTCGTCTGCCGCCGTCTCGTCGGCCGCACCGCCGTCATCACCGGAGCCGGCAGCGGCATCGGCCTCGCCGCCGCTCGCCGCCTCGCCTCCGAAGGCGCCAACGTCGTCTGCGCCGACATCGACCCCGCCGCCGGCAAGGCCGCGGCCGAAGAGGTCGGCGGCACCTTCGTCCAGGTCGACGTCACCGACAAGGAGCAGGTCGACGCCCTCTTCAAGACGGCCTACGACACCTACGGCTCGGTCGACATCGCCTTCAACAACGCGGGCATCTCGCCCCCGGACGACGACTCCATCCTCACCACCGAACTCGACGCCTGGCGCCGCGTCCAGGACGTCAACCTGACCTCCGTCTACCTGTGCTGCAAGGCCGCCCTGCCCTACATGCAGCGCCAGGGCCGCGGCTCCATCATCAACACGGCCTCCTTCGTCGCCATCATGGGCGCGGCCACCTCCCAGATCTCCTACACCGCCTCCAAGGGCGGCGTCCTCGCCATGTCCCGCGAACTCGGCGTCCAGTTCGCCCGCGAGGGCATCCGCGTCAACGCCCTGTGCCCGGGGCCCGTCAACACCCCGCTGCTGCGGGAACTGTTCGCCAAGGACCCCGAACGGGCAGCCCGCCGCCTCGTGCACATCCCGCTCGGCCGCTTCGCCGAACCCACCGAGATCGCCGCCGCCGTCGCCTTCCTCGCGAGCGACGACTCCTCCTTCATCAACGCCACCGACTTCCTGGTCGACGGCGGCATCTCCGGCGCGTACGTCACCCCGCTCTAG
- the eat gene encoding ethanolamine permease: MADDIAPVSTPSGPGSGSGSAKDPDAAYLERRTLRRGSAGWLLLTGLGVAYVVSGDFSGWNVGLNKGGFGGLAIATVLMGTMYACLVFSLAELSTILPTAGGGYGFARRALGPWGGFLTGTAILIEYILAPAAIVIFIGDYVESLGLFGLTSGWPVYLGCFVLFIGVHLWGVGEALRFSLVVTAVAVAALLIFAIGAFTEFDAGALDDIAVDTSAFGANSWLPFGILGIWAAFPFGMWFFLGVEGVPLAAEEAKDPVRSMPKALAISMGVLALLALITFFAATGAQGADAVKSAGNPLVVALEGDGGPTALSRFVNYAGLAGLVASFFSLIYAGSRQLFALSRAGYLPRFLSLTSKRKAPYLGLVIPGGIGFALAAATGDGARMLNIAVFGATISYALMALSHIVLRRREPGLERPYRTPGGVLTSSVAFVLALSALVATFLVDRDAAFIALAVYVVALAYFALYSRHHLVASAPEEEFAALAEAEAELTRD, translated from the coding sequence ATGGCCGACGACATCGCACCCGTATCCACACCGTCCGGGCCCGGCTCCGGCTCCGGCTCCGCCAAGGACCCGGACGCGGCCTATCTGGAGCGCCGCACCCTGCGCCGGGGCAGCGCCGGCTGGCTGCTGCTGACCGGCCTCGGGGTCGCCTACGTCGTCTCCGGGGACTTCTCCGGCTGGAACGTGGGCCTGAACAAGGGCGGCTTCGGCGGCCTGGCCATCGCCACCGTGCTCATGGGCACGATGTACGCCTGCCTGGTCTTCTCCCTGGCCGAGCTGTCCACCATCCTGCCCACGGCCGGCGGCGGTTACGGTTTCGCCCGCCGCGCGCTCGGCCCCTGGGGCGGCTTCCTGACCGGCACCGCCATCCTCATCGAGTACATCCTCGCCCCGGCGGCCATCGTCATCTTCATCGGCGACTACGTCGAATCCCTGGGCCTGTTCGGACTGACCTCCGGATGGCCCGTCTACCTCGGCTGCTTCGTCCTGTTCATCGGCGTCCACCTGTGGGGCGTGGGCGAGGCCCTGCGCTTCAGCCTGGTCGTCACCGCCGTGGCGGTGGCCGCGCTGCTGATCTTCGCGATCGGCGCCTTCACCGAGTTCGACGCGGGCGCGCTCGACGACATCGCGGTGGACACGAGCGCCTTCGGCGCGAACTCCTGGCTGCCCTTCGGAATCCTCGGCATCTGGGCGGCCTTCCCGTTCGGCATGTGGTTCTTCCTCGGCGTGGAGGGCGTACCGCTGGCCGCCGAGGAGGCCAAGGACCCGGTCCGCTCCATGCCGAAGGCGCTCGCCATCTCCATGGGCGTCCTCGCGCTGCTCGCCCTGATCACGTTCTTCGCCGCCACCGGAGCGCAGGGCGCCGACGCCGTCAAGAGCGCCGGCAACCCGCTGGTCGTCGCGCTGGAGGGGGACGGCGGGCCGACCGCGCTCAGCCGCTTCGTCAACTACGCGGGCCTGGCCGGGCTCGTCGCCTCCTTCTTCTCCCTCATCTACGCGGGCTCGCGCCAGCTCTTCGCCCTCTCCCGCGCCGGCTACCTGCCGCGCTTCCTGTCACTCACCTCGAAGCGCAAGGCCCCGTACCTCGGTCTGGTGATTCCCGGCGGGATCGGTTTCGCCCTCGCGGCGGCCACCGGGGACGGCGCCCGGATGCTGAACATCGCCGTCTTCGGCGCGACGATCTCGTACGCGCTGATGGCCCTCTCCCACATCGTGCTGCGCCGTCGCGAGCCCGGCCTGGAGCGGCCGTACCGCACGCCGGGCGGGGTGCTGACCTCCTCCGTCGCCTTCGTCCTCGCCCTTTCGGCCCTGGTCGCCACCTTCCTGGTGGATCGTGACGCGGCGTTCATCGCACTGGCCGTGTACGTCGTCGCCCTCGCCTATTTCGCGCTCTACAGTCGGCACCACCTCGTGGCCTCGGCGCCCGAGGAGGAGTTCGCGGCGCTGGCGGAAGCCGAGGCGGAGTTGACCCGGGACTGA
- a CDS encoding RNA methyltransferase codes for MGYPDELISPRSPRVAAARRLARRNFRTKERRFIAEGPQAVREAVEHRGAQGATLIELFATVEAAERYADIVEAALLAGARVHYASDEVLAEVSQTVTPQGLVGVCHFLDSPFEEILKAGPKLVAVLAHVRDPGNAGTVLRCADAAGADAVVLTDASVDLYNPKSVRASVGSLFHLPVAVGVPVEQAVEGLRAAGVRILAADGAGTDDLDAELDAGTMGGPSAWVFGNEAWGLPEETRALADAVVRVPIHGKAESLNLATAAAVCLYASARAQRASGGCRSVTPS; via the coding sequence ATGGGTTACCCCGACGAGCTGATCTCCCCCCGATCCCCGCGGGTGGCCGCCGCCAGGCGCCTGGCGCGGCGCAACTTCCGCACCAAGGAGCGGCGGTTCATCGCCGAGGGCCCGCAGGCCGTCCGGGAGGCCGTCGAGCACCGCGGGGCCCAGGGCGCGACCCTGATCGAGCTGTTCGCCACCGTCGAGGCCGCCGAGCGCTACGCCGACATCGTCGAGGCCGCGCTGCTGGCCGGGGCCCGCGTGCACTACGCCTCCGACGAGGTGCTCGCCGAGGTCTCGCAGACCGTGACCCCGCAGGGCCTGGTCGGCGTCTGCCACTTCCTGGACTCCCCGTTCGAGGAGATCCTCAAGGCCGGCCCCAAGCTGGTCGCCGTCCTCGCGCACGTCCGCGACCCCGGGAACGCCGGCACGGTCCTGCGCTGCGCCGACGCCGCCGGCGCCGACGCCGTCGTGCTGACCGACGCCTCCGTCGACCTGTACAACCCCAAGTCGGTACGGGCCTCCGTGGGCTCCCTCTTCCACCTGCCGGTCGCCGTCGGCGTCCCGGTCGAGCAGGCCGTCGAGGGGCTGCGGGCGGCCGGGGTGCGCATCCTCGCCGCCGACGGCGCCGGCACGGACGACCTCGACGCCGAACTGGACGCCGGCACCATGGGCGGCCCCTCGGCCTGGGTCTTCGGCAACGAGGCCTGGGGGCTGCCCGAGGAGACCCGGGCGCTCGCCGACGCCGTCGTGCGCGTCCCGATCCACGGCAAGGCCGAGAGCCTGAACCTCGCCACCGCCGCCGCCGTGTGCCTCTACGCGTCCGCGCGTGCACAGCGGGCGTCCGGAGGGTGCCGCTCCGTGACCCCCAGCTAG
- the infC gene encoding translation initiation factor IF-3 translates to MWCYRGGSISTEPRINDRIRVPEVRLVGPSGEQVGIVPLAKALELAQEYDLDLVEVAASARPPVCKLMDYGKFKYESAMKAREARKNQAHTVIKEMKLRPKIDPHDYDTKKGHVVRFLKQGDKVKITIMFRGREQSRPELGYRLLQRLASDVEDLGFIESNPKQDGRNMIMVLGPHKKKTEAMAEAREAQAARKAERQGVAAGVEEAPSEETAPVEAAATEVASDEASSTEANTEA, encoded by the coding sequence GTGTGGTGCTACCGAGGAGGATCCATCAGCACCGAGCCCCGCATCAACGATCGGATTCGTGTCCCTGAGGTGCGACTCGTCGGTCCCAGCGGCGAGCAGGTGGGCATCGTCCCGCTTGCGAAGGCGCTTGAGCTCGCGCAGGAGTACGACCTCGACCTGGTCGAGGTCGCCGCGTCTGCACGCCCGCCGGTCTGCAAGCTCATGGACTACGGCAAGTTCAAGTACGAGTCGGCCATGAAGGCCCGTGAGGCGCGCAAGAACCAGGCGCACACGGTCATCAAGGAAATGAAGCTCCGGCCGAAGATCGACCCGCACGACTATGACACCAAGAAGGGTCACGTCGTTCGGTTCCTCAAGCAGGGCGACAAGGTCAAGATCACGATCATGTTCCGTGGTCGCGAGCAGTCCAGGCCGGAACTCGGCTACCGACTGCTGCAGCGTCTCGCTTCGGACGTCGAGGACCTCGGCTTCATCGAGTCGAACCCGAAGCAGGACGGCCGAAACATGATCATGGTTCTCGGTCCGCACAAGAAGAAGACCGAGGCGATGGCCGAAGCCCGCGAGGCGCAGGCCGCCCGCAAGGCCGAGCGCCAGGGTGTCGCCGCCGGCGTCGAGGAGGCTCCTTCCGAGGAGACCGCCCCGGTCGAGGCAGCGGCCACCGAGGTCGCCTCCGACGAGGCTTCCTCCACCGAGGCGAACACCGAGGCCTGA
- a CDS encoding glutamine synthetase family protein: MVDRKPPLTPEELRALVASGEIDTVVLAFPDMQGRLQGKRFAAPFFLDEVLAHGTEGCNYLLAVDTDMNTVDGYEMSSWDRGYGDFAMHPDLATLRRIPWNPGSAFVMADLAWNDGTPVVAAPRQILRRQLERLAERGYTAMVGTELEFMVFQDTYEQAWNSHYRGLTPANQYNIDYSVLGTGRVEPLLRRIRNEMQAAGLVVESAKGECNLGQHEIAFRYDEALTTCDQHAVYKTGAKEIASQEGVSLTFMAKYDEREGNSCHIHLSLNDADGRNAMAGDADQDHGMSPVMRHFLAGQLAALRDFSLLYAPNINSYKRFRPGSFAPTAVAWGVDNRTCALRVVGHGRSMRFENRLPGGDVNPYLAVSGLVAAGLYGIENQLELPDACPGNAYTADFAHVPTTLREAAELWENSEIAKAAFGPEVVAHYRNMARVELDAYDSAVTDWELRRSFERL; encoded by the coding sequence GTGGTAGACCGCAAGCCCCCGCTCACGCCCGAGGAGCTCCGCGCCCTCGTCGCGAGCGGCGAGATCGACACCGTCGTCCTGGCCTTCCCCGACATGCAGGGTCGGCTCCAGGGCAAGCGGTTCGCCGCACCCTTCTTCCTCGACGAGGTCCTCGCCCACGGCACCGAGGGATGCAACTACCTCCTCGCCGTCGACACCGACATGAACACCGTCGACGGCTACGAGATGTCCTCCTGGGACCGGGGCTACGGCGACTTCGCCATGCACCCCGACCTCGCCACCCTGCGCCGCATCCCCTGGAACCCCGGCAGCGCCTTCGTCATGGCCGACCTCGCATGGAACGACGGCACCCCCGTCGTCGCCGCGCCCCGCCAGATCCTGCGCCGCCAGCTGGAACGCCTCGCCGAGCGCGGCTACACCGCCATGGTCGGCACCGAGCTGGAGTTCATGGTCTTCCAGGACACCTACGAACAGGCCTGGAACTCCCACTACCGCGGCCTGACCCCCGCCAACCAGTACAACATCGACTACTCCGTCCTCGGCACCGGCCGCGTCGAACCCCTCCTGCGCCGCATCCGCAACGAGATGCAGGCCGCCGGCCTGGTCGTCGAGTCCGCCAAGGGCGAGTGCAACCTCGGCCAGCACGAGATCGCCTTCCGCTATGACGAGGCGCTCACCACCTGCGACCAGCACGCCGTCTACAAGACGGGCGCCAAGGAGATCGCGTCCCAGGAAGGCGTCTCCCTCACCTTCATGGCCAAGTACGACGAGCGCGAGGGCAATTCCTGTCACATCCACCTCTCGCTGAACGACGCCGACGGACGCAACGCCATGGCCGGCGACGCCGACCAGGACCACGGGATGTCACCCGTGATGCGTCACTTCCTGGCCGGACAGCTGGCCGCGCTGCGCGACTTCTCCCTTCTCTACGCCCCGAACATCAACTCGTACAAGCGTTTCCGCCCGGGATCCTTCGCACCCACCGCCGTCGCCTGGGGCGTCGACAACCGCACCTGCGCCCTGCGCGTGGTCGGCCACGGCCGCTCCATGCGCTTCGAAAACCGCCTCCCCGGCGGCGACGTCAACCCCTACCTCGCCGTGTCCGGCCTGGTCGCGGCCGGTCTCTACGGCATCGAGAACCAGCTCGAACTACCCGACGCCTGCCCCGGCAACGCCTACACCGCCGACTTCGCGCACGTCCCCACCACCCTGCGCGAGGCCGCCGAATTGTGGGAGAACAGCGAGATCGCCAAGGCCGCCTTCGGCCCCGAGGTCGTCGCGCACTACCGCAACATGGCACGCGTCGAACTGGACGCCTACGACTCGGCCGTCACCGACTGGGAACTGCGCCGCTCCTTCGAACGCCTGTAA
- a CDS encoding FCD domain-containing protein, giving the protein MTDTTSEGGAIARLNPVLRQVRAGNGFEEALEQILQVVRLGLVPGGERLPPERELAERMGISRVTLREVLKVLQDQGLVEARRGRYGGTFVLARPDTPAGGAEEELRRRVAGVDIEDVLRFREVLEVGAAGLCASQGLGEEDVERLLRALTATHDAPLSEYRRQDTLFHLTLCELAGSASLTAQYAAVRATVNDLLDCIPLLVRNLEHSQQQHSALVEAVLERDAEAARRVMREHCCGTAALLRGFLA; this is encoded by the coding sequence ATGACCGACACGACGAGCGAGGGTGGCGCGATCGCGCGGCTGAATCCCGTCCTGCGACAGGTGCGGGCGGGCAACGGTTTCGAGGAGGCCCTGGAGCAGATCCTCCAGGTGGTCCGGCTCGGTCTGGTGCCGGGCGGGGAGCGACTGCCACCGGAGCGGGAGTTGGCGGAGCGGATGGGCATCAGCCGGGTCACGCTGCGCGAGGTGCTGAAGGTGCTCCAGGACCAGGGCCTGGTCGAGGCCCGGCGCGGCCGGTACGGCGGAACGTTCGTGCTGGCCCGTCCGGACACCCCGGCCGGCGGCGCCGAGGAGGAGCTGCGCCGGCGCGTGGCGGGCGTGGACATCGAGGACGTCCTGCGGTTCCGCGAGGTCCTGGAGGTGGGGGCGGCCGGGCTGTGCGCCTCGCAGGGGCTCGGCGAGGAGGACGTGGAGCGGCTGCTGCGGGCGCTGACGGCCACGCACGACGCCCCGCTGTCCGAGTACCGCCGCCAGGACACCCTCTTCCACCTCACCCTGTGCGAACTCGCGGGCTCCGCCAGCCTGACGGCCCAGTACGCGGCCGTCCGGGCGACCGTGAACGACCTGCTGGACTGCATCCCGCTGCTGGTGCGCAACCTGGAGCACTCGCAGCAGCAGCACAGCGCGCTCGTCGAGGCCGTACTGGAGCGGGACGCGGAGGCCGCCCGGCGGGTGATGCGGGAGCACTGCTGCGGCACGGCGGCCCTGCTGCGCGGCTTCCTGGCGTGA
- the rpmI gene encoding 50S ribosomal protein L35: protein MPKNKTHSGTKKRFKVTGSGKVLRERAGKRHLLEHKSSRVTRRLTGNAEMAPGDAAKIKKLLGI from the coding sequence ATGCCGAAGAACAAGACGCACAGCGGTACCAAGAAGCGCTTCAAGGTCACCGGCTCCGGCAAGGTGCTCCGCGAGCGCGCCGGCAAGCGCCACCTGCTCGAGCACAAGTCGTCCCGTGTCACCCGCCGCCTGACCGGCAACGCGGAGATGGCCCCCGGCGACGCCGCGAAGATCAAGAAGCTTCTCGGCATCTGA
- a CDS encoding aldehyde dehydrogenase family protein: MSDAPATADLAVLNPATEELVATVPAATRDDVDAAVAKAAAAQRGWAAAAPADRARALRRFAAVVDGHIEELALLEVREAGHTLANARWEAGNVRDLLEFAAGGVERLSGRQIPVAGGIDVTFLEPLGVIGVIAPWNFPMPIAAWGLAPALAAGNAVILKPAETTPLTALRLAELALEAGIPEHLFQVLPGHGAVTGDALVEHPGVAKIVFTGSTRVGKQIMAKCADRVKRVTLELGGKSPNIVFADADLETAAAAAPMAYLDNTGQDCCARTRILVQRSVYDRFLELVVPALEAVRVGDPLDEKTQMGPLISRTQLERVRGYVTDDLTTIRGTAPEGPGFWYPPTLVTDVAPTAPVAAEEVFGPVAVVLPFEDEEDAVRLANATEYGLSGSLWTRDLGRALRVSRAVAAGNLSVNSHSSVRYWTPFGGYKQSGLGRELGPDALTAFTETKNVFISTEA, encoded by the coding sequence GTGTCCGACGCGCCGGCCACCGCCGACCTGGCCGTACTCAACCCGGCCACCGAGGAACTCGTCGCCACCGTCCCGGCCGCCACACGGGACGACGTCGACGCCGCCGTCGCCAAGGCCGCCGCCGCCCAGCGCGGCTGGGCAGCGGCCGCCCCCGCCGACCGCGCACGGGCGCTCCGCCGCTTCGCGGCGGTCGTCGACGGACACATCGAGGAACTGGCCCTGCTGGAGGTCCGCGAAGCCGGCCACACCCTCGCCAACGCCCGCTGGGAAGCCGGCAACGTACGCGACCTCCTGGAGTTCGCCGCCGGGGGAGTGGAACGCCTCTCCGGCCGCCAGATCCCCGTCGCCGGCGGCATCGACGTCACCTTCCTCGAACCCCTCGGCGTCATCGGCGTGATCGCCCCATGGAACTTCCCCATGCCGATCGCCGCCTGGGGCCTGGCCCCCGCCCTCGCCGCGGGCAACGCCGTCATCCTCAAACCCGCCGAGACGACCCCGCTCACGGCCCTGCGCCTCGCCGAACTCGCCCTCGAAGCCGGGATCCCCGAGCACCTCTTCCAGGTGCTCCCCGGCCACGGAGCCGTCACCGGCGACGCCCTGGTCGAGCACCCCGGAGTCGCCAAGATCGTCTTCACCGGCTCCACCCGCGTCGGCAAGCAGATCATGGCCAAGTGCGCCGACCGCGTGAAGCGCGTCACCCTGGAACTGGGCGGCAAGAGCCCCAACATCGTCTTCGCCGACGCCGACCTCGAAACCGCGGCCGCCGCCGCCCCCATGGCCTACCTCGACAACACCGGCCAGGACTGCTGCGCCCGCACCCGGATCCTCGTACAGCGCTCCGTCTACGACCGGTTCCTGGAACTCGTCGTCCCCGCCCTCGAAGCCGTCCGCGTCGGCGACCCGCTGGACGAGAAGACCCAGATGGGCCCCCTCATCTCCCGCACCCAACTGGAACGCGTCCGCGGCTACGTCACCGACGACCTCACCACGATCCGCGGCACCGCCCCCGAGGGACCCGGCTTCTGGTACCCGCCCACCCTCGTCACCGACGTCGCCCCCACCGCGCCCGTCGCCGCCGAGGAGGTCTTCGGACCCGTCGCCGTCGTCCTCCCCTTCGAGGACGAGGAGGACGCCGTACGCCTGGCCAACGCCACCGAGTACGGCCTCTCCGGCTCCCTGTGGACCCGCGACCTCGGCCGCGCCCTGCGCGTCTCGCGCGCCGTCGCCGCCGGCAACCTGTCCGTCAACTCCCACAGCAGCGTCCGCTACTGGACCCCCTTCGGCGGATACAAGCAGTCCGGGCTCGGCCGCGAGCTCGGACCCGACGCCCTCACCGCTTTCACCGAGACCAAGAACGTCTTCATCAGCACGGAGGCCTGA
- a CDS encoding amino acid deaminase/aldolase, which produces MTSDRARYDRATAHLDAPLALVDLDAFDANADDLVRRAGGKPIRVASKSVRCRALLERVLARPGFAGVMSYTLAESLWLARSGFEDVLLAYPSADRGAFGELASDAKLAAAVTVMVDDPAQLDLIDRSRDGGAEQIRVCLELDTALRLLGGRVRVGARRSPLREPAELAELARRVAERPGFRVVGLMGYEGHVAGVGDALAGRPLRSRAIRLMQAAARRELAARRAEVVRAVRAVVPDLEFVNGGGTGSVAQTAAEEAVTEIAAGSGLYVPRLFDNYTSFRGRPAALFALPVVRRPGVGVVTVLGGGYPASGAPGADRLPVPYLPAGLRYDPQEGAGEVQTPLLGSPADDLLIGDRVWFRHAKAGELCERFDVLHLVEGDRVTATAPTYRGEGRTFL; this is translated from the coding sequence ATGACTTCCGACCGGGCCCGGTACGACCGGGCGACCGCGCATCTGGACGCTCCTTTGGCCCTCGTGGATCTCGACGCGTTCGACGCGAACGCGGACGATCTGGTGCGCCGGGCGGGCGGGAAGCCGATCCGGGTCGCCAGCAAGTCCGTACGGTGTCGGGCGCTGCTGGAGCGGGTGCTGGCCCGGCCGGGGTTCGCCGGGGTCATGTCGTACACGCTGGCCGAGTCGCTGTGGTTGGCGCGGTCGGGCTTCGAGGACGTGCTGCTGGCGTATCCGTCGGCGGACCGGGGGGCGTTCGGGGAGTTGGCGAGCGACGCGAAGTTGGCGGCGGCCGTCACGGTGATGGTGGACGATCCGGCGCAGCTGGACCTGATCGACCGGTCCCGGGACGGGGGCGCGGAGCAGATCCGGGTCTGCCTGGAGTTGGACACGGCGCTGCGGCTGCTGGGCGGGCGGGTACGGGTGGGCGCGCGGCGTTCCCCGCTGCGGGAGCCGGCCGAACTGGCGGAGCTGGCCCGCCGGGTGGCCGAGCGGCCCGGGTTCCGGGTGGTGGGGCTGATGGGCTACGAGGGGCACGTGGCCGGGGTCGGTGACGCGCTCGCGGGCCGGCCGCTGCGCTCGCGGGCGATCCGGCTGATGCAGGCGGCGGCCCGTAGGGAGCTCGCGGCGCGCCGGGCCGAGGTGGTCCGGGCGGTGCGGGCGGTCGTGCCGGACCTGGAGTTCGTCAACGGTGGCGGGACGGGCAGCGTGGCGCAGACGGCCGCCGAGGAGGCGGTGACGGAGATCGCCGCCGGTTCGGGGCTGTACGTACCGCGGCTGTTCGACAACTACACGTCGTTTCGGGGGCGTCCGGCCGCGCTGTTCGCGCTGCCGGTGGTACGCCGACCCGGGGTCGGGGTGGTGACCGTGCTGGGCGGGGGTTATCCGGCGTCCGGGGCGCCGGGCGCCGACCGGCTGCCGGTTCCGTACCTGCCGGCGGGGCTGCGCTACGACCCGCAGGAGGGTGCGGGCGAGGTGCAGACCCCGCTGCTCGGCAGCCCGGCCGACGATCTGCTGATCGGCGACCGGGTGTGGTTCCGGCACGCGAAGGCGGGCGAACTGTGCGAGCGCTTCGACGTGTTGCACCTGGTCGAGGGCGACCGGGTGACGGCCACCGCCCCGACGTACCGGGGCGAGGGCCGCACCTTCTTGTGA
- a CDS encoding SseB family protein, translating to MATKNIPDPGFSDDDGTADPRLSAALAAWSADRSAEPRVLAALKDARLLVPVVAMLGEVETDPETGLKREKTSDMAVPTLTAGDRRALPAFTSIASLALWDPAARPVAVPLHQALAAAAHEKADTIVLDLAGPVPYQLTGPALLALAEGRTDADPLTAPAVREAVRAAVAAEPSVLRAHLVPGGAGSAGTLAVVLAADAEPAPAARRVAEALAADETLRARLVQGLNLALLPADSPAPPGDALFTR from the coding sequence GTGGCGACCAAGAACATTCCCGATCCCGGTTTCTCCGACGACGACGGCACCGCCGATCCCCGGCTGAGCGCGGCCCTCGCCGCCTGGTCGGCGGACCGGTCGGCCGAACCGCGGGTGCTCGCGGCGCTGAAGGACGCGCGGCTGCTGGTGCCCGTCGTGGCGATGCTCGGCGAGGTCGAGACCGACCCGGAGACCGGCCTCAAGCGCGAGAAGACCAGCGACATGGCCGTGCCCACCCTCACGGCGGGCGACCGGCGGGCGCTGCCCGCGTTCACCTCGATCGCCTCGCTGGCCCTGTGGGACCCGGCGGCCCGCCCGGTCGCGGTCCCGCTGCACCAGGCCCTGGCCGCCGCCGCGCACGAGAAGGCCGACACGATCGTCCTCGACCTGGCCGGCCCCGTGCCCTACCAGCTGACCGGCCCCGCCCTGCTGGCCCTCGCGGAGGGCCGCACGGACGCCGACCCGCTGACCGCGCCGGCCGTACGGGAAGCCGTACGGGCCGCCGTGGCGGCCGAGCCGTCGGTCCTGCGGGCCCATCTGGTCCCGGGCGGCGCCGGCTCCGCCGGCACCCTCGCGGTGGTCCTGGCCGCCGACGCGGAGCCCGCCCCGGCGGCCCGCCGCGTGGCGGAGGCCCTCGCCGCCGACGAAACCCTCCGGGCCCGCCTCGTCCAAGGCCTGAACCTGGCCCTCCTCCCGGCGGACTCCCCGGCCCCGCCCGGTGACGCGCTCTTCACGCGGTGA
- the rplT gene encoding 50S ribosomal protein L20, with protein sequence MARVKRAVNAHKKRRAILEAASGYRGQRSRLYRKAKEQVTHSLVYNFNDRKKRKGDFRQLWIQRINAAARQNGMTYNRLIQGLKAANIEVDRKILAELAVNDANAFAALVEVAQKALPADVNAPKAAA encoded by the coding sequence GTGGCACGCGTCAAGCGGGCAGTAAACGCCCACAAGAAGCGCCGGGCGATCCTCGAGGCGGCCTCCGGCTACCGCGGTCAGCGTTCGCGCCTGTACCGCAAGGCCAAGGAGCAGGTCACCCACTCGCTGGTCTACAACTTCAACGACCGCAAGAAGCGCAAGGGCGACTTCCGTCAGCTGTGGATCCAGCGCATCAACGCCGCTGCCCGCCAGAACGGCATGACGTACAACCGCCTCATCCAGGGTCTGAAGGCCGCCAACATCGAGGTGGACCGCAAGATCCTCGCGGAGCTGGCCGTCAACGACGCCAACGCGTTCGCCGCCCTCGTCGAGGTCGCGCAGAAGGCCCTCCCGGCCGACGTCAACGCCCCCAAGGCCGCCGCCTAA
- a CDS encoding DUF1844 domain-containing protein yields MTDATPSDSALDSATAPDYDDMTRDIADVPAVEVITTVAVHLLSAAAVNLGLDKPDSEHKDLDEARKLINALAGLVTASATEISSFHAAPLRDGLKSLQLAFREASLVPDEPGQGPGEKFTGPVYA; encoded by the coding sequence ATGACTGACGCGACGCCCTCCGATTCCGCTCTCGACTCCGCCACCGCCCCCGACTACGACGACATGACCCGCGACATCGCGGACGTGCCGGCCGTGGAGGTCATCACCACGGTGGCCGTCCACCTGCTGAGCGCGGCGGCCGTCAACCTGGGCCTGGACAAGCCGGACTCCGAACACAAGGACCTCGACGAGGCCCGCAAGCTGATCAACGCCCTCGCCGGCCTGGTCACCGCCAGCGCCACCGAGATCAGTTCCTTCCACGCCGCCCCGCTGCGCGACGGCCTGAAGTCCCTCCAGCTCGCCTTCCGCGAGGCATCCCTGGTCCCCGACGAGCCGGGCCAGGGCCCGGGTGAGAAGTTCACCGGCCCGGTTTACGCCTGA